The following DNA comes from Sinorhizobium mexicanum.
CGCACCGCCATAGCGGGCAACCGCCCAGGAGAGGCCCGCAGAGGAGGAGATCACTGCCCGCGCCTCGACGCCGAGCAGGAAGAGACGCGAAAGCACGTCGTCGACCAGCGCCTTCTCGCCGCCGTGAAGATGGGCGCAGCCGGTGATGTCGAGGAACAGGCCATCCTTTCCGTCGAGCGCAACCAGCGGCGTATAGCGATCGCACCAGTCGGCAAGCCCCTCCAGGAAGGCCCGGTCCGCCGCCGGATCCTCGATGATCACGTCGAGCGACGGACACATGGCGCGGGCCTCCGCCGCCCCTTGGCCTCGCTTCAGGCCTGCCCGTTCGGCAAGCGTGTCGAGCGCGACGAGCCGCATGGCATTGTCGATCTTGGCAGCGAACACGACGGGCGGATGATCAGGACGCCCTTGCGTAAGCCAGGAGGCGCCCCAGCGAATCCGCGCCACTCGATCGGCCGACAGATGCGGAAAATGGATCGACAGAATTCGCTGATTGCCCGTCTGCCTGAGGAGCGACGGACTGCTCGATGGGATAGAAGCGGCGGTCATGGGCATTCCATTCCAGAAAGATATCGGCAGAGGCGTAAGCCCTGCTTTTTTCGACAAGGACGTGAAAGGCTGGATGGCCAATGCTGCCGCAAAGCATCGAGCCATCGGGGAGAGGTCGCTCGCCGGCAAATGCCGGTTTGATCTGAAGTCGGAAAAAGGCGCTGCTTGCCTCTTCCTCGCCCGCCTGCCGGAAGAGAAGAAGAGGCACTCCGTCCGCCCTGGCCCTTACATGCAGGCGCCTGCTCTCGCTCAAGGCGAGACAGTCGGGATTGCCGCGGATTTCCAGAACGACGGCCGCGAAGACCGGTACCGAAAGAGCCGTTTCGGCAACCCAGAGCGCATCCTTGACCGTGCGTATCGAAACGAACAGGAAGCGCTCGATGTCGAGCCCATAGGATTTGAGGCCAGGCGCATAGGGAAACCCGGCCTCGCGAGAGGCAAGCGCCTGGCTGATCCAAAGGACCGGCGCCAGATGACCTTTCTCCTTCTTTCTCCGCTGACAGAGTACCGCAAGCGCCGTCACGAAACCGGCGGCGGCACCCGCATCGCGCGTTTCGACATTGCGGATTTCCGTCATGCCCTCGAGCGGCAGCCCGCCGTCGAGCACGTCATCGAGCGGCGGGACGCCAAGGGGCAGGATCTTGTTGCAGGACGCCTCCTCCCTTTTGCGCCGGAAACCGGCAGGATCGGCCGCCTTGGCTGCGCGCATGATCCCGGGCAGCCGTCGATTTTCAATCTGTGCTATGGTTTCGCGGAGGGAAAGAACGGTTTCCCGCTGCACGGCTTTCTCGGCCATGACGGTCGGCTCCACCAGATGTTCATGTTATGTTCTTATGGATTCCAGAGCCTGCCGCAAGAGTCAACAACCAAGTTTGAGAATTTATTCCTCACTCGGCCTGTGCAGAATTCAACACTCGAAAAACAAAGGAGAAATCGTTATATGAGGGCAACAAGGAGTGCCCATGGCCCGCATTGACCAGACCGATGATTGGCGGGAACGCCACGCACCGACGCTCAGTACATTCGAACTGCTTGCGCTTGAAGCCTATAGCCATCTGCCGGAGGAATTCCGCAAGCTGACGACCGACCTCATGATCGAAGTCGCCGATTTTCCGAGCGACGACGTCTTCGAAGACATGGCGCTTGAAACACCTTTCGACCTGCTTGGCTTGTTCGAGGGCCGCGGCATCGGCGAACGCTTCACCATGGAGACCGGCCAGTTCCCGAACCGGATCACGCTCTATCGCCGCCCGATCCTCGACTACTGGGCGGAAAACGAGGAAACGCTGGGCGATATCATCACCCATGTGCTGATCCATGAGATCGGCCACCATTTCGGCCTTTCCGACGACGACATGGAGCGGATCGAGGCAAGCGTCGAACACGTAGGCGGCTAGTCCCTCACCGACCTTCAACGCGAGCCTCAGTCTTCGATCTTGCGCGCCTCCGACACGAGCATGATCGGAACGCCGTCGCGGATCGGATAGGCGAGACGGGCCTTTTCGGAAACCAGCTCCTGCGCTTCGGCATCGTAGCTCAACCGCCCCTTCGTCAGCGGGCACACGAGCAGTTCGAGGAGCTTCGGGTCGACCTTGCTGGCGTTGATATCCATCGCTTCGCGCTTATTGCAGGATGTTGTCGAGGTCGCCGAAATTGCGGGCAAGCACGATCTCGGTGATCGCGATCAGCGTTTCGGCGCGGGTTTTCAGGTCGGGCGCCTCCAAAAGCGCCTGCTTTTCCGCCGGGCCATAGGGCGACATCATCGCCATCGAATTGACGAGCGTGCGGTTGCTCGCCCGCTCCACGCTTTCCCAATCCGCCTCCAGCTTGTTGGCGTCTAGATAGGCCCGGAAAGCCGCCAGGAGCGCTTCCCGGTCGACGAGGCTCTCGTCGTCCGGACTGTCGAGATCGGTTGCGAAGGGGCCGATGCGGAAGCGACGGTAGCCGCGACAGCCGGCCACCTCGGCGAAGAGTCTATAGCGGCAGACGCCCGTGAGCGAGGTGATGTAGCGCCCGTCGCCGGTTTCCGCAAAGGAGGTGATGCGGCCGATGCAGCCGACCTGGCAAAGCGCCGGCACGGGCGCCGAGTCGATATCGTTGCGTCCCTCGGAGAAGGAGGGCTGGACGATGCCGATCAGCCGGTTTCCGGCGAGCGCGTCATCGAACATCGCAAGGTAGCGCGGTTCGAAGATATTGAGCGGGAGTTGCGCACCTGGAAGCAGGAGCGCGCCCGTCAGCGGAAATACCGGAAGAATCTCCGGCACGTCCTGAGGACCGAGGTAACGCGCATTTCCGACATGCATTCTGGTAGACCTTGCAGATACCGGCTTGCCGCGCCTCATCGCCAGGCACGACCCTCCGATCAAGAAATGGTGCGTCCCTCGAAAATCTCAAGGGAAAAAGACGCGGATCCTGCTGCAGTCTTGCCGCTTAATGCATGTCGCCCGAAAGTGTGCAGCGGTTTCGGGACAACGACATGCAAACGGCAACGACTTAAAGCGCGTCGCCTA
Coding sequences within:
- a CDS encoding Trm112 family protein, which translates into the protein MDINASKVDPKLLELLVCPLTKGRLSYDAEAQELVSEKARLAYPIRDGVPIMLVSEARKIED
- a CDS encoding metallopeptidase family protein encodes the protein MARIDQTDDWRERHAPTLSTFELLALEAYSHLPEEFRKLTTDLMIEVADFPSDDVFEDMALETPFDLLGLFEGRGIGERFTMETGQFPNRITLYRRPILDYWAENEETLGDIITHVLIHEIGHHFGLSDDDMERIEASVEHVGG
- a CDS encoding ImuA family protein, translating into MAEKAVQRETVLSLRETIAQIENRRLPGIMRAAKAADPAGFRRKREEASCNKILPLGVPPLDDVLDGGLPLEGMTEIRNVETRDAGAAAGFVTALAVLCQRRKKEKGHLAPVLWISQALASREAGFPYAPGLKSYGLDIERFLFVSIRTVKDALWVAETALSVPVFAAVVLEIRGNPDCLALSESRRLHVRARADGVPLLLFRQAGEEEASSAFFRLQIKPAFAGERPLPDGSMLCGSIGHPAFHVLVEKSRAYASADIFLEWNAHDRRFYPIEQSVAPQADGQSANSVDPFSASVGRSSGADSLGRLLAYARAS
- a CDS encoding LON peptidase substrate-binding domain-containing protein, with the protein product MHVGNARYLGPQDVPEILPVFPLTGALLLPGAQLPLNIFEPRYLAMFDDALAGNRLIGIVQPSFSEGRNDIDSAPVPALCQVGCIGRITSFAETGDGRYITSLTGVCRYRLFAEVAGCRGYRRFRIGPFATDLDSPDDESLVDREALLAAFRAYLDANKLEADWESVERASNRTLVNSMAMMSPYGPAEKQALLEAPDLKTRAETLIAITEIVLARNFGDLDNILQ